The window GAACTTTTATCATATCACAGGCTTTTGCTTTTTCGTTTAAAGGAATCGTATCCGTTACCATAAGACTTTTCAGCTTGGAATCTGTAATCCTGTCCACAGACGGGCCTGACAGTACGGCATGGGCACAGCAGGCATGAACCTCTCTTGCACCGTTTTTTATAATGGCGGCAGCTGCCTCGATCAACGTCCCCGCGGTATCGACCATGTCATCAAGGATAATCGCAATTTTTCCGGCAACATCACCGATGACCGCCATGGCCCGGGCCTTATTCGGCGCATCACGCCGCTTGTCTACCACAGCAAGATCCGCATGAAGCCTTTTGGCAAAAGCCCTTGCCCTTTCAGCTCCACCTGCATCAGGGGAAACGATCACAAGATTACTATTAAAATGATGCTTTATATACTCAATAATAACCGGTGCGGCAAAAAGGTTATCCACCGGAATATTGAAAAACCCCTGAATCTGGCCGGCATGGAGATCCATGGTTATCACCCTGTTTGCTCCGGCGACTTCCAGCATATCTGCAACAAGCTTGGCACTGATTGGAACACGGGGTGCCACTTTTTTATCCTGTCTGGCATAACCGTAATATGGAATGACTGCGGATATCCTGCTGGCAGAGGAGCGCTTAAATGCATCCAGCATTAAAAGGAGTTCCACCAGATTATTGTTCACCGGTTCACAGGTCGATTGAATGAGAAAAACGTCCTTGGAACGAACGTTTTCATCAATTTCAATCTGTATCTCACCGTCACTGAATGTTTTGACCTTGGCTTTGCCCATCGGAAGGTTGAGATAATCACAAATTTTTTTTGCCAGAACCGAATTTGAGTTACCCGAAAAAATGGCCAGACCGCCGGTTGAATTTTCTTTCATTGTTATAGCTTCACCGATTGAATATTTTTTATTTATGAAACATGGCTGGGGCGGGAGGATTCGAACCTCCGAATGCAGGAACCAAAGTCCTGTGTCTTACCGCTTGACGACGCCCCATAAAATGCATCAGCTTCAATAAGGGATGCTTGAAAAACTAACAGCCTCGTATCACGAATCCTGTATGATACATCCATCATCAATGATCATATCTGTGAGAAACAGCTGCCATTCACTGTTTTTAGAAAGCATACGATTGGCTGCAAGGGCCTTATCTTGATCAGAAAAAAGGCCGAACACAGTCGGCCCGCTTCCAGACATAAGCGCTCCTTTTGCTCCTTGGCCCAAAAGTGCTTCTTTTACCGCAGTTATTTCAGAATGTTTTGATACCACCACCCTCTCAAGATCATTACATAAATGACATGCGGCATTAAAGGTGCGAGTCTCCAAAAGAGTTTTTTTAAGAGTTTTTTTACATTTTGTCAATCCCAAATCGACATTTTTATAAACCTCGGCAGTCGAAACCCCAAACCCCGGATAAACCAACAAAATTTTATATGACGGCAATCCATCGCAGGCTTCAAGTTTCTCACCAATACCGCTTGCCCATGCTGCTTTCCCCAACAATAAAAATGGCACATCCGCACCAATGGAGATACCCATGGCCATGAGTTCATCAAGGCAAAACGGGTACCCGTAACAGCGGTTTAAGCCTAAAAAAACGGCGGCAGCATTACTGCTCCCGCCGCCAAGTCCGGCTGCAACCGGTATCTTTTTTTTAATCGTAATTTTGACACCCTCTTTTCTGTTTAATCGGTTAAAAAAAAGATCAGCCGCCTTAAATGCGATGTTGGTTTCATCTTCGGGGACCTTTGGGTTTGAGCACGATACGGTCGTCTTTTTAACGCCTGTTTTAAGAAAAATGGTGTCATAAAGGCTGACACCACACATAAGAGTGACCAGATTATGGTACCCGTCCGATGTTTTTCCGGTGACATGCAAAAACAGGTTTATTTTGGCCGGAGAGAGAATCTTCATAGAGCCACTCAATTCGGATGAACTATTATAGGGCATCATAGCCGTTAAGAAAAAAGACTATGAACATAGAACATCGAATTTTGAATACGGTGTTCTACCCATCTATAAACTGTCTGAGCGAAGCGATTTCATCATTCCATGTTCGATGTTCGACGTTCAATAAAAGACTTCGCTTTTTTAGTACACGTTCAGTTTTGCTTATCCCTTCTCTTTAACGTATATAATCCTCAAGTCGTAAAGAATGTTTTTAAGTATTTTTTCCTCTTCCTCCGATAAATTCCCTTTGGTTTTTTCTTCAAGCATGCTTAAGATATCGATGGTCTGCTTGGCTAAGGGCAAATTTTTCACTTTCGCACCCGATGCAGGGTCTTCAATCGCTCCAAGGTTAACCAGAGCAGATGCGTTCAAAGAGATGATGAAAGTCGGAAAATTGATCTCCGGAAGTTGAGCCTCTGCATCCTGTTTTTCCTCTGATGCCGCCTCTTTGGCCTCTGTTTTCTCTTCAGCAGTTTCCTTATCAGGTGCATGCTCCTCCGTATTAGGATCCTGTTCTTCCTGGGTTAAAATTCTTTTGTCTTTAATAACAAAACCTTTTTCTTCGCCTTTCTCGTCAGGCATTTTTCCTCTCCTTGTATTCCTTTAACTTATTGAAAAAATATGCCCAAATCCGCATTCAGGTCATCCGATTTTACATGAGCTAAAATGCGTCCTCCCTTTGTCATAATTCTAACAGTGTGACCGTAATGACCATGGGCAAATCACGCAGTTCCTTAAGTACATTGTCGGGTATGGGTGTGTCTGTTTTAAGAAAAATAATATTATTGACACCTTTTTCATCCCGCCCCACCTGCATTCGGCTTATATTAATATCGTTTTTACCGAGGACGGTACCGATACTTCCAATCGCACCCGGCTTATCAAGATTAAAAATAAGAGCCAGATGACCCTCAGGGATCACCTCAAGCCCGAAATTGTTGATCTTGACTATTCTGGGTTCACTCTTTCCGTATATGGTCCCTGATACCACATTTGTCATTTCAGTGGTATTCACCCTGACAGTAATCAGATTGATAAAGT is drawn from Thermodesulfobacteriota bacterium and contains these coding sequences:
- a CDS encoding ribose-phosphate pyrophosphokinase; this translates as MKENSTGGLAIFSGNSNSVLAKKICDYLNLPMGKAKVKTFSDGEIQIEIDENVRSKDVFLIQSTCEPVNNNLVELLLMLDAFKRSSASRISAVIPYYGYARQDKKVAPRVPISAKLVADMLEVAGANRVITMDLHAGQIQGFFNIPVDNLFAAPVIIEYIKHHFNSNLVIVSPDAGGAERARAFAKRLHADLAVVDKRRDAPNKARAMAVIGDVAGKIAIILDDMVDTAGTLIEAAAAIIKNGAREVHACCAHAVLSGPSVDRITDSKLKSLMVTDTIPLNEKAKACDMIKVLTISELIGEAIIRSYTGDSVTSLFV
- the ispE gene encoding 4-(cytidine 5'-diphospho)-2-C-methyl-D-erythritol kinase, with product MKILSPAKINLFLHVTGKTSDGYHNLVTLMCGVSLYDTIFLKTGVKKTTVSCSNPKVPEDETNIAFKAADLFFNRLNRKEGVKITIKKKIPVAAGLGGGSSNAAAVFLGLNRCYGYPFCLDELMAMGISIGADVPFLLLGKAAWASGIGEKLEACDGLPSYKILLVYPGFGVSTAEVYKNVDLGLTKCKKTLKKTLLETRTFNAACHLCNDLERVVVSKHSEITAVKEALLGQGAKGALMSGSGPTVFGLFSDQDKALAANRMLSKNSEWQLFLTDMIIDDGCIIQDS
- a CDS encoding DUF1844 domain-containing protein yields the protein MPDEKGEEKGFVIKDKRILTQEEQDPNTEEHAPDKETAEEKTEAKEAASEEKQDAEAQLPEINFPTFIISLNASALVNLGAIEDPASGAKVKNLPLAKQTIDILSMLEEKTKGNLSEEEEKILKNILYDLRIIYVKEKG